A segment of the Vagococcus hydrophili genome:
AAATTCTTGTTTCATTGGCGTAAAGAATCCTCGTATATCTCTAGGATGGTAAGTTATTTTATTTTTAGTCATATTATTTTTAAAAATTCTTGGTCCTTTAAAATCAGTACCTTCAACATTTTCTAAATACTCATTAAACGTTATTTCCTTTAATTCTTTTTCAAATTCAATCCACACCCCTAAATTTTCTTTCGATGGATCTTTAGGTAAAAAAGTCGTTGAGATGTATGTTGTTTTCCCTAACCAATTAACTGGATATAAAGATTCTTGTCTCCACGGAGATAAAGCATAAAAAAAGTTATTACTCCTAATTATCATTTCTTCCGGTTGTGGAAATTTTCGTTCAACATTTTCTCCAAATTTAGCTTTTACTTCATAACTTGGCAGTATGTTTCCATTTTGATTCCTTTTTCCAAAATAATCTATCCCATTTTTATTAAACCCGTTCAATGGATCTAAAATATAAAATTGATAGTTATAAATTCTTAATCTAGAATAAACATTAATAGTAGTTTCACCATTTCCTGATAATTTATCTTTTTTCGAATGATCAAATGTATAATACTCAATCCCTTTTCTTGTATAATAATTAGCATTACCCTCTAATATTTGTTGAACTTCTTGTTCACTCTTTATATCAATCTCTGTACCAGATAATCCTTTTTGTTTAGTAGAGGTTCCAGCGTACTCATAATTATCTGGATTACTACCCGGATCACCAATGACTCCTAACTTCTCTCTCCAAAAAACTACTGTATACTCAGCTTCAGCAGCTTCCCAAACAGCATATAATGTGACGTTTCCAGTGATTGGTGTTGCAAAATCATATTTTTCACCTTTTGGTTTTAGTGACCAATGTTTAAATGTGTACCCACTTCTTGTTGGAGTAGTAGGTTCTTCAATTCCTTTGCCATTTGTTGCTTGAACTGGTTCTACTTGTGTTCCTTCTGAAATAAATAGAACGGTATGGGTATCGGAAAATTTAGGAACTAAAACCAAATCTTTCGAAACTTTATTTAATTCAAATGAAAATGGTTGCTCTTTTGGATCACTCTCGTCATACCAGTACATAAAAAATTTATCTGCTGGTGCTTTAGGATCTTTTTTAGTTTCTTCTATATTTTCATTCTTATTTCGTTCATAAGAATCAATAATCGTTCCTGTGCTGTCTTTAAATTGAATTAAGAATTTTTCAGAAAATTTAGCATGATACACTGTTTCTTCATCTATAACTTCTTCAAATGTCACTTTTTTATCATTTTTATCAAACCATCCTAAAAAGGTTCCCTTACCTATAGGATCTTTGGGTTTCTCTATTTTTTCTCCTTTTTCGACGGAGACTTCTTTATAAACTTCTTCTCCTACCATAAAATTAACGAAAAGTTTTTCTTTGATATCTTTAGTTTCTTCTTTTACCTCTTCTTCTGATGAAGATTCTTCAGACACAGTGTCTTGTGTTGACTCTATTCTTTCACTTGTCGATGACTCTTCCAATTTTTTACTCGAACTACTCTCCGTTGAGTCCTCCGTACTTTCTTTAGTTGCCTCTTGTGTTTCTGAACTGGTTGTCTCTTTTTCTACGACTGATTCCGCATCTTTTTTCACAAAGTGATTTATTTCACTTGAAGATACAGCGAGGGGTTGCATTAATAAAATCCCCGCCATAATTGTCGTACTAATTTGTCTCATTAACTTATTTCTCTTCATTGATATCTCTCCTTTTCTAAGTATGATAGTCAAATTCGGGAACATTAACTGAACACAATTTGTAAACAAAAAAAACATTTTCTAACTATTAAAATGATAAAAAAACTTATAACATAACATTAAAACTGTTTATACTTTTATTTTAACATAAGCACCAAAACAATAAAACATTTTCATAAATGAAGTTTAATTAACTTTTATTAATCACTATTAAACAACTTTAACTGATTTTAAGGTCTTTATCTTTATTTTGGAAACTCCGTTAAAATAGTATATACTAAAAACAAAAAGGAGATTTTTAAATGAATCCTGACCTCATTAAACAAAAAATAAAAGAAGTTGAGCCATTATTCATTCAAGGTTTAACAAAAATTATGAAAATAAACAGCGTTAAAGGAGAAGCCACAGAAATAGCCCCTTTTGGAAATGGACCAAAAAAAGCATTACTCGCTACGTTAGATTTGGCTGAAGAATTAGGTTTTAAAACAAAAATGGTTGATAATGCTGTGGGATATGCACAACTAGGAGAGGATAACGAAGAATATATTGGAATTATCGGTCATTTAGATGTTGTTCATGAAGGAACAAACTGGGATTATCCACCATTTGATTTAACATTAAATAACGATTGTTTTTATGGAAGAGGAGTTTTAGATAACAAGGGGCCAATTTTAGCCAATCTTTATGCGCTTTATGTTTTAAAAGAACTTAACTTTCCTTTTACTAAAACAATCCGCATTATGTTTGGAACCGATGAAGAAAGTGGTTCAGCGGATATTCCTATGTATCTTGCCCATGAAAAACCACCGATGTACGGATATACTCCTGATTGTAAATACCCTGCTGTCTACGGAGAACGCGGTGTCTTATGCATTAAACTGGTAACACAAATTACTGATAATTCTTTAAATAGTCTAACTTCTTTCAATGGGAATTTTGACCGCAGTGCTGTTCCTGACTCTTTAAGCTTTTCCATCAGCCAAAATGACTACGCACTAACAGGAAAACGAGCACCGAGTAACGCTCCTGATTTAGGAGAAAACGTCATTACTTTATTCGCTCAAAAAATGGTCCAAGAAAATCTTGTTTCTGGGGAATTTTTTGAATACCTAACTTGGCTTTCTAACTCTTTCCATGAGAAACACGATGGATCTGGATTAGGTATTGATTTTTTTGATGCTGAATCCGGAAAACTCTCACTTACTCCAGTTAATTTAGAGTTTCAAAAAGATACCATTATACTGGAATTTTCAACTCGATACCCTGTTTCGATTACTAAAGACCAAATTATTGAACAATTACAAAAAGTCTTGCCTTTAGAAACAAATTTATCGATTACAAGAGAGATGTCCTCTACAAAATTTGATCCACATCATCCCATGATTCAGAAAATGACCAAAGTTTATGAAGCGTTAACTGGACTTGATGGGACACCCGTTACAACGACTGGTGCAACGTATGCTAGAAGCATGCCTAATATCATTGCTTTTGGACCTTCTTTTCCAGGGCAAAAAGGGATTGCACATAATAAAAATGAATATATGGATAAAGTAGATTTAATGAAAAATCTTGAGATTTATACCTACTTACTTGCTGAATTAGGAGTATAAATATCATGTCTCCTCCTTTTATTCATGATATAATACCTCTATTATGCATGAGAGGATTCAACTATGAGAAATACAACAAATATTTTTACTGAAATCGCTAATAAAATTAATACTAAAATTAAAAACGGATCGTATAGTATCGAACAAAAATTACCTTCTGAATATGATCTCGCTAAAGAGTTTAACGTGAGTCGCTTAACGATTAGAAAAGCAGTTGATCTACTCATTAAACAAAACATTTTAATTAAAC
Coding sequences within it:
- a CDS encoding Sapep family Mn(2+)-dependent dipeptidase, which encodes MNPDLIKQKIKEVEPLFIQGLTKIMKINSVKGEATEIAPFGNGPKKALLATLDLAEELGFKTKMVDNAVGYAQLGEDNEEYIGIIGHLDVVHEGTNWDYPPFDLTLNNDCFYGRGVLDNKGPILANLYALYVLKELNFPFTKTIRIMFGTDEESGSADIPMYLAHEKPPMYGYTPDCKYPAVYGERGVLCIKLVTQITDNSLNSLTSFNGNFDRSAVPDSLSFSISQNDYALTGKRAPSNAPDLGENVITLFAQKMVQENLVSGEFFEYLTWLSNSFHEKHDGSGLGIDFFDAESGKLSLTPVNLEFQKDTIILEFSTRYPVSITKDQIIEQLQKVLPLETNLSITREMSSTKFDPHHPMIQKMTKVYEALTGLDGTPVTTTGATYARSMPNIIAFGPSFPGQKGIAHNKNEYMDKVDLMKNLEIYTYLLAELGV